From one Anopheles cruzii chromosome 3, idAnoCruzAS_RS32_06, whole genome shotgun sequence genomic stretch:
- the LOC128275114 gene encoding neuropeptides capa receptor-like: MPLLTALLVTILLTGILVTGVIGNLIVCLVIVRHPSMRTATNYYLFSLAVSDLIFLVLGLPYEISLYWHQYPYDLGLPFCKIRALLSEASTYVSVLTIVAFSMERFLAICHPLHLYTMSGLQRPVRIIAGLWIVSLLSAVPFAVFTDIDYLVYPPTNKKIHDSAFCAMLSNPEGFPLWELSTCLFFAFPMLIMVVLYARMGMQIRSRTQRTVELGVRNGSVNGPSRVSQSRKAIIRMLAAVVITFFVCWAPFHAQRLLYLYARDWQHFNMVNTWLFSVAGCLYYVSCTINPILYNVMSHRYRVAFRETLCGRRRGFGAGFTRDQSSFRETTIDVGGNGSFCGYDHSRPMRARSMMQSKRSRYRCNLQASNSIRRNSLQIGNNHPNNRNSLSPNLTTDIVVMLENNLNGRPRCYTTSASTLVTTVVSSTSTVADASSLRAPLISIDKPNSDTDRTLQPPAGHNGNGSCNNVSDNTHQYHANSNNNSNVCNNRNYGDDQYSPDHSLLPLDDEAQELVNGSATPLLPLPTITVDLEDESLRCQEPRRNSASSNDRIEVERRNTQQLPEHPLRSSLRCGDGADDGTTTLLPDAKRETCI; this comes from the exons ATGCCGCTACTCACTGCACTGCTG GTTACCATCCTGCTGACGGGCATCCTGGTGACCGGTGTGATTGGAAATTTGATCGTCTGCCTCGTGATCGTACGGCATCCATCGATGCGGACCGCCACCAACTACTATCTGTTCAGTTTGGCCGTTTCGGATCTCATATTTCTGGTTCTAG GGCTCCCGTACGAGATCAGCCTCTACTGGCACCAGTATCCGTACGATTTGGGGCTACCGTTCTGCAAGATCCGTGCGCTGCTCTCGGAGGCGTCGACGTACGTGTCGGTCCTCACCATCGTCGCGTTCTCGATGGAGCGCTTCCTGGCCATCTGTCATCCGCTGCACCTCTACACGATGTCGGGCCTGCAGCGCCCGGTCCGGATCATCGCCGGCCTCTGGATCGTGAGTCTGCTGAGTGCGGTGCCTTTTGCCGTTTTCACCGACATCGATTACCTCGTTTACCCACCGA CCAATAAGAAAATCCACGACTCAGCGTTCTGCGCCATGCTCAGCAATCCGGAGGGCTTTCCACTTTGGGAGCTGTCGACCTGTCTGTTTTTTGCCTTCCCGATGCTCATCATGGTGGTGCTGTATGCGCGCATGGGCATGCAGATCCGGTCCCGGACCCAGCGGACGGTAGAACTCG GCGTTCGCAATGGATCGGTTAATGGACCGTCGAGGGTATCGCAGTCACGGAAGGCCATCATCCGGATGCTCG CCGCGGTCGTAATAACGTTCTTTGTCTGCTGGGCACCGTTTCACGCGCAACGGTTGCTGTATCTCTACGCCCGTGACTGGCAGCACTTCAACATGGTCAACACGTGGCTCTTCTCCGTGGCCGGCTGCCTGTACTACGTGTCCTG CACCATCAATCCGATCCTGTACAACGTGATGTCCCACCGGTACCGGGTGGCGTTCCGGGAAACGCTCTGCGGCCGTCGGCGTGGCTTCGGGGCTGGATTCACTCGCGACCAGTCGAGCTTCCGGGAAACGACCATCGACGTCGGCGGTAACGGAAGCTTCTGTGGCTACGATCATTCCCGGCCG ATGCGCGCCCGATCGATGATGCAGTCCAAGCGGTCCCGGTACAGGTGCAATCTGCAGGCGAGCAACAGCATTCGTCGGAACTCGTTGCAG ATCGGTAACAACCATCCCAACAACCGGAACTCCCTGTCGCCCAATCTTACCACCGACATTGTCGTGATGCTGGAGAACAACCTGAACGGGCGGCCCCGGTGTTACACGACCTCCGCTTCGACGCTCGTGACGACGGTCGTCTCGAGCACGTCGACCGTCGCGGATGCGAGCAGCCTGCGGGCGCCACTGATAAGTATCGATAAGCCGAACTCGGACACGGATCGGACCCTtcaaccaccggccggccacaacGGCAATGGGAGCTGCAACAATGTTAGCGACAACACTCACCAATATCACGCCAACAGCAATAACAACAGTAACGTGTGTAACAATAGAAACTATGGCGACGACCAGTACTCACCCGACCACAGCCTACTGCCACTGGACGACGAAGCACAAGAGCTGGTGAACGGATCGGCGACACCGTTGCTACCGCTACCAACCATCACCGTAGACCTGGAGGATGAATCTCTGCGGTGCCAGGAACCGAGGCGAAACTCCGCTAG